The following coding sequences are from one Rhizobiaceae bacterium window:
- a CDS encoding thiamine pyrophosphate-binding protein gives MTRTGGQLIVDALEANGVERLFCVPGESYLAVLDALHDSPIKTIVCRQEGGAAMMADCEGRLTGKPGICFVTRGPGATNASAGVHISRQDSVPMILFIGQIARGIKEREAFQEVDYKAFYGSIAKWVVEIDDARRIPELVTRAFAVATSGRPGPVVISLPEDMLTDEVETPKPLPWTPVETRPGEPEMAALQELLEKAERPFVILGGTRWTEESVGQMCAALERWSLPVGCSFRRQALCDQLHPNYAGDVGIGVNPKLGSYIKQADLVLLVGCRFGEMPSADYTLLKSPYPDQKLVHIYPDPEELGRVFRPTVAINATPAAFADAFSHITPSRTPVWANRTEELHQSYLEWSTPPATGPGKVLMGPIMAHLETVLPEDAIICNGAGNFATWMHRFHRHRRFNTQAAPTSGSMGYGMPAGVGAKAVFPDREVIVWAGDGDFLMHGQEFATAVQYDLPVIVVILNNGIYGTIRMHQEREYPGRVSGTTLRNPDFAAYAIAFGGHGETVSETSEFAPAFERARKSGKPAIIEVKLDPEAITPARTLTDIREKR, from the coding sequence ATGACGCGCACCGGTGGCCAGCTGATCGTCGACGCGCTGGAGGCGAACGGCGTCGAGCGCCTTTTCTGCGTGCCGGGCGAGAGCTATCTCGCCGTGCTCGACGCGCTGCACGACTCGCCGATCAAGACCATCGTCTGCCGGCAGGAAGGCGGCGCGGCGATGATGGCCGACTGCGAGGGTCGCCTGACCGGAAAACCCGGCATCTGCTTCGTGACGCGCGGCCCCGGCGCCACCAACGCTTCGGCCGGCGTGCACATCTCGCGTCAGGATTCGGTGCCGATGATCCTGTTCATCGGCCAGATCGCGCGCGGCATCAAGGAGCGCGAGGCCTTTCAGGAGGTCGACTACAAGGCGTTTTACGGCTCGATCGCCAAATGGGTGGTCGAGATCGACGATGCGCGCCGCATCCCCGAACTCGTCACCCGCGCCTTCGCCGTCGCCACGTCCGGGCGGCCGGGTCCGGTCGTCATCTCGCTGCCGGAGGACATGCTGACCGACGAGGTCGAGACGCCAAAACCCCTGCCCTGGACGCCTGTCGAGACGCGGCCCGGCGAGCCGGAGATGGCCGCGCTTCAAGAGCTGCTTGAAAAGGCCGAGCGGCCGTTCGTCATCCTCGGCGGCACCCGCTGGACGGAGGAGTCCGTCGGACAGATGTGCGCGGCGCTGGAACGATGGTCGCTGCCGGTCGGCTGCTCGTTCCGCCGGCAGGCGCTCTGCGACCAGCTGCATCCGAACTATGCGGGCGATGTCGGCATCGGCGTCAATCCAAAACTCGGCAGCTACATCAAGCAGGCCGACCTCGTGCTGCTGGTGGGCTGCCGCTTCGGCGAGATGCCGTCCGCGGACTACACGCTGCTGAAAAGCCCCTATCCCGACCAGAAGCTTGTGCACATCTATCCGGACCCGGAGGAGCTTGGCCGCGTCTTCCGGCCGACCGTGGCGATCAACGCCACGCCCGCCGCCTTCGCAGACGCATTTTCGCACATCACGCCGTCCAGAACGCCTGTCTGGGCGAACCGCACGGAAGAGCTTCACCAGAGCTATCTCGAATGGTCGACACCGCCAGCCACCGGGCCGGGCAAGGTGCTGATGGGGCCGATCATGGCGCATCTGGAGACGGTGCTGCCGGAGGACGCGATCATCTGCAACGGCGCCGGCAATTTCGCGACATGGATGCATCGCTTCCACCGGCATCGCCGCTTCAACACGCAGGCCGCGCCGACTTCGGGCAGCATGGGCTACGGCATGCCCGCAGGCGTGGGCGCCAAGGCCGTATTCCCGGACCGCGAGGTGATCGTCTGGGCCGGCGACGGCGATTTCCTCATGCACGGACAGGAGTTCGCCACCGCCGTGCAATACGATCTGCCGGTGATCGTGGTGATCCTGAACAACGGCATCTACGGCACGATCCGCATGCATCAGGAGCGCGAATATCCTGGCCGGGTGTCCGGCACGACGCTGCGCAATCCGGATTTCGCCGCCTACGCCATCGCCTTCGGCGGACATGGTGAGACGGTTAGCGAAACGTCCGAATTCGCGCCCGCCTTCGAACGCGCGCGAAAAAGCGGCAAGCCCGCGATCATCGAGGTCAAGCTCGACCCCGAAGCGATCACACCCGCACGCACGCTGACGGACATAAGAGAGAAGCGTTGA
- a CDS encoding ABC transporter substrate-binding protein encodes MKKLIVSMLAGAMSFAAAQAMAADAVTLQLKWVTQAQFAGYYVAKDKGFYEEENLDVTIKPGGPDIAPEQVIAGGGADVIVTWMAAALAARDKGVNLINIAQPYKKAGMEMVCPKDGPVKTEADFKGRTLGVWFFGNEYPFYAWMNKLGLSTEGGPDGVTVLKQSFDVQPLIQKQADCISVMTYNEYWQLIDAGYKPEDLIVFNYSEMGNDLLEDGLYTVEDKLKDPAFEDKMVRFVRASMKGWKYATENPDEAADIVVENGGQDENHQKRMMGEVAKLIDNADGKLIPAAYERTAQALLDQKIISKPAEGGFTTAITDKAIK; translated from the coding sequence ATGAAGAAACTTATCGTATCCATGCTGGCGGGCGCGATGTCGTTCGCCGCGGCGCAGGCGATGGCCGCCGACGCCGTGACGCTGCAGCTCAAATGGGTGACGCAGGCGCAGTTCGCCGGCTACTACGTCGCCAAGGACAAGGGTTTTTATGAGGAGGAGAACCTCGACGTCACCATCAAGCCCGGCGGCCCGGACATCGCGCCCGAGCAGGTGATCGCGGGCGGCGGCGCCGACGTAATCGTCACCTGGATGGCGGCTGCTCTGGCGGCGCGCGACAAGGGCGTCAACCTGATCAACATCGCACAGCCTTACAAGAAGGCGGGCATGGAAATGGTCTGCCCGAAGGATGGGCCGGTGAAAACCGAGGCCGACTTCAAGGGCAGGACGCTCGGCGTCTGGTTCTTCGGCAACGAGTATCCGTTCTACGCCTGGATGAACAAGCTCGGCCTCTCGACCGAAGGCGGTCCGGATGGCGTGACGGTGCTGAAGCAGTCCTTCGACGTGCAGCCGCTGATCCAGAAGCAGGCCGACTGCATCTCGGTGATGACCTACAACGAATACTGGCAGTTGATCGACGCCGGCTACAAGCCGGAGGATTTGATCGTCTTCAACTATTCGGAGATGGGCAACGACCTGCTTGAGGACGGCCTCTACACGGTGGAAGACAAGCTGAAGGACCCGGCCTTCGAGGACAAGATGGTCCGCTTCGTGCGCGCCTCGATGAAGGGCTGGAAATACGCCACGGAGAATCCTGACGAAGCGGCCGACATTGTGGTCGAGAACGGCGGTCAGGACGAAAACCACCAGAAGCGCATGATGGGCGAGGTGGCGAAGCTGATCGACAATGCCGACGGCAAGCTGATCCCGGCGGCCTACGAGCGCACGGCGCAGGCGTTGCTCGACCAGAAAATCATCTCCAAGCCGGCGGAAGGCGGCTTCACCACCGCGATCACCGACAAGGCGATCAAATAG
- a CDS encoding type II toxin-antitoxin system RelE/ParE family toxin encodes MAWTIEYTEPAERTLSKLDRKVARRIVTFLDERIARIDDPRSQGQALSGALRGQWRYRVGDYRIICRIEDRRLVVLVIDIGHRGDVYR; translated from the coding sequence TTGGCTTGGACGATTGAGTACACCGAGCCTGCTGAAAGAACATTGTCCAAGCTCGATCGGAAGGTCGCGCGCAGAATAGTCACTTTCCTTGACGAGCGAATCGCCAGGATCGACGATCCTCGGTCTCAAGGGCAGGCGCTATCGGGTGCTCTGCGCGGCCAGTGGCGCTATCGCGTTGGCGACTATCGCATCATATGCCGGATTGAGGATCGGCGTCTGGTCGTTCTCGTGATCGATATCGGTCATCGAGGCGACGTCTATCGCTGA
- a CDS encoding DUF6290 family protein, with product MANISIDADIDAIVQRFAKNTGRSRETVLREAILRGLEDLEDEEDVRRSDEILDRLERGEIRTYTSAEVKRRLGLDD from the coding sequence ATGGCCAATATATCCATCGATGCCGATATCGACGCGATCGTACAGCGTTTCGCGAAGAATACGGGGCGTTCACGCGAGACCGTGCTTCGCGAAGCCATCCTGCGGGGGCTGGAAGATCTTGAAGACGAGGAAGACGTCCGCCGCTCTGATGAAATTTTGGATCGGCTTGAGCGTGGCGAAATCCGGACATACACCTCAGCGGAAGTGAAGCGTCGGCTTGGCTTGGACGATTGA